The following are encoded together in the Coffea arabica cultivar ET-39 chromosome 1c, Coffea Arabica ET-39 HiFi, whole genome shotgun sequence genome:
- the LOC113742306 gene encoding receptor-like protein 53 — translation MDRSLCLCLLICLFLQCPFSYSWRSLTFLDLGSNLLEGPLPASLCNLEKLQYLLLSDNKLNGTIPHCFGNISTQLTVLDLRRNGFHGMIPTTFPERNQLRNLGLNGNQLEGPLPRSLINCKSLEVLDVGHNHITGPFPDWLGTLPELRVLILKLNRLQGPIGNSSNKSSFQKLKILDISYNNFTGYVPAKMLENFQAMKKNDSETSQRQYMGDGTYYLDSVTVIMKGQEYEVKRILTVFTTMDLSGNQFEGNIPKSIGGLDSLRLERFQESSRGTNSSRWAVLYLS, via the exons atggatcGAAGCTTATGCCTCTGCCTACTGATTTGCCTGTTCTTGCAGTGCCCATTCAGTTATTCTTGGAGGAGTCTAACATTTCTTGATCTTGGTTCCAACTTACTGGAGGGACCATTACCTGCTTCTCTCTGCAACTTAGAAAAGCTGCAATATCTTCTCCTGTCTGACAACAAACTGAACGGAACAATACCTCACTGTTTCGGGAACATCAGCACACAGCTCACGGTGTTGGACTTGCGGAGAAACGGCTTTCATGGGATGATTCCAACAACGTTTCCAGAGCGCAATCAGCTCAGGAATCTTGGTCTCAACGGCAATCAACTAGAAGGGCCCCTGCCACGATCTTTGATCAACTGCAAGAGCTTGGAAGTTCTCGACGTTGGACATAACCATATAACTGGTCCATTCCCTGACTGGCTCGGAACTCTTCCAGAGCTACGTGTTCTGATTTTGAAATTGAATAGATTGCAAGGTCCAATTGGAAATTCATCGAATAAATCATCATTCCAGAAGCTCAAGATCTTGGACATATCTTACAATAACTTCACCGGCTATGTACCGGCCAAGATGCTTGAAAATTTTCAGGCTATGAAGAAGAATGACAGCGAAACGTCACAACGTCAATACATGGGAGACGGTACATACTATTTAGATTCCGTGACTGTAATCATGAAAGGGCAAGAATACGAAGTAAAGCGGATCCTCACAGTTTTCACAACCATGGATTTGTCTGGAAACCAATTCGAAGGAAACATTCCAAAGTCCATTGGAGGTCTCGATTCTCTCAG ACTTGAACGTTTCCAAGAATCATCTCGAGGGACTAATTCCTCAAGGTGGGCAGTTTTATACCTTTCCTAA